The genomic window CGGGCGTAGGCCCCCGAGCAGACCGAGGCCAAGGAGATCGGGTCCGCGGGATCCGGCAGTTCGATCAGCCGCGGCCCGGAGGGCTGGGAGAGCTGCCGCGTCACTCCGTCGTCGGCCCGGGCCTCATGGAAGATGCCCGCGGCCGATCTCGCCGCGTGCTGGAGGATGGGGAAGTCTGCATCCCGGGTCACGTCCCCGAGGTGGGTGAACCAGGGGAGGTCCAGGTCGTCCATGATGTCCAGGACGAGGCGGTCGGCAGCCCTCGAGAACGAATGGACGACGTCGATCGCATGGCTCCGCATGAGCTCCCTCAGCAGCTTGCAGCGGGCCGACTGGCCGGAGAGGGTGCCCGCCCCGGGTGGGTCGCCGGCGAGCGTCGTGATGCCGACCCCGAGTGTCCCTTCGAGGCGGACGACGTCATCGGCCACGCGGGCCGCGACATCGGGATCGTAGTCCCAGGGTCGCGCATTGCAGAGGTACACGCGATGGTCGGGCGCGAGCGAATTGGCGAGGTCGATCGCCGCGTGGGCCTCGCCCGATGGCCCGAGGCCTCCGACCACCAGCAGGACGCCCGGCCCGGTCCGCCCGCTGGCCTCGTGCCGCCGTCGGAGATGATCGCGAATCCGCCGCAAGGGGCCCTGGGCCCGGGGATTGGCCGTGAAGACGGGCCGATCCAGCTGGTGCTCCCGCGTCAGGTGGTCGTACTCGACCGCGGAGCGGGCCAGGGCGGAGGCGATGGAGTGGATCGAGAGCGGGTACGTCTCCATGATCCTGGCACGGACGTGGAGCGTCTCCTCCACATAGGTGTCCCCGCGTACCACCTGATGGGTGTTCGTCTGGGGGTGGCGGCGGAAGAGGTTCAGCACCTGGGGCACGTAGGTGATCTTGCCCCCGCGGAGCTGCATCGCGTAGAAGAGCCAGTCCCCCGCGAACCGCATCGTCTCCAGCTCGTCGGCGAACTCGGGACGGCCCTCGGGGCGGCGGAAGACGACCGCGCTCGCGTTGGGGATCGTGTTGATCTGGCTCAGCGCCAGCTCCGCTTCCTCGTTCCCGGGGACGCAGAAGGGCGACCGCCAGCGATCGGGCGAGAGGCCGTCGGTGTACTTCAGGAAATCCCCCTCAAGCACCTCATCGTCGGGGCCGATGATCGCCGACTGGCAGTAGGCGAGCGTCACCTCCGGATCGTAGAAACCCGGGACCAGCCGCTCCAGGAGCTGGGGGTGGCAGTCGTCGTCCGCTTCGGCGATCCACACCAGGTCGCCGGTGGCGAGGCTCAGGCCCTTCATCCACTGGATGAACGTGCTGCCGTTGTTCTCCTCGTTGACGACGATCCTCATCGGCACGGGCGACTCGCCCGCGAGGCGCCGCGCCACTTCCACGCTGTCGTCCGGGGAGGCATTGTCCAGGAAGATGATCTCATGGGGCCGGAGCGTCTGGTTGAAGATGCCCCGGAGCCGCCGCTCGAGGTATCGGGCGTGGCGGTAATTCGGCACGATGACCGAGACCTTGAGCGGGGCCGAGGGATGGTAGTCGTAGTCCGTACGGAGGATCTCCGTGAACTCCTCCATGAAGCGGTCCCAGGTGAAGTGCTCTCGGATCGTGGCCTGCCCCCGCCGGCCCATGGCGGTCCGCCTCGCGGGGTCATTCAGCAGGGCCCGGACCGCGTCCGCCATGGCGGCGACGTCCAGGTAGGGCACGCAGGAGCCCGCCTCCTTCAGGACCTCGGGGGCGCCGCCGGCGTCTTCGAACGCCACGACGGCCAGGCCGCTCTCCATCGCCTCGAGGTTGACGAAGGGGCAGGGGTCCTCGCGGGACGTCAGCGCGAACAGGTCGGCCGCCAGGAAGTAGGCGGCCGTCGAGTCGCGAGGGCCGGCCATGATCAGCCGGCTCATGCCGGGCCCGTGCTGCCCGTCGTGGGCCAGCCACATCGGGGAGTATGCGGTGCCGAACGAGCCGAGCCAGACGAACCACGCATCGGAGGACGGCTCCCCGGCCTCGCTACGCAACAGGACGAGCCGGCAGAGCTGGGCGAACAGGTCGGTCCCCTTGCGGAAATCGGCCGTCCCGCACCCCAGGACGATGGGGGCATCCTCCGGGATCCCGAGCTCGCGACGCACCTGCTGGCGCATCATCGGCCGGAACTGGGCCAGGTCGAGCGTCCGAGGCTCCAGCCCGTAATACAGGGTCCGCAGGCGGTCGGGGTCGACCGAGTACCGGGCGATCAGCGAGTCGCGCACCGCATCGGCGGGGACGATGACGCGCCGCGAGGCGGCGAAGATCCGGTCGATCGTCGCCTGCCCGCCGATGTGAGCGATGCACACGGAGAGCTCGTGGACCCACGCCAGGACGGGGACCCTCTGCTCCGCGAAGGCCGCGTGGAAGGCGCTCACCTCCGCGGTGTTGCAGATCGCGACGCCCCGGCTGGCGAACTCGCGGAAGCGTCGCGCGATGAGCCCCGGCATCTCCGAGGCGTCCCGGCCCTCGCCGGCCATCGCCTCGGCGTCCAGCGTGGGGGCCGCCCGGGCGAAGTCGTCGGCCAGTTCGCCGCCCTGCCTCAGCACGACCCAGCACTCGAAGTCCGGCGACCGGCCCAGCCTCTCCGCGAGCTCGAGCAAGCAGAGCGGCGCCCCGGTCCGGCTGCCGTTGTGGGAGACGATCAGGACCTTGAAATGGCCGCCCGGGCCCCTGGCGCCGGGGGCCCCGGCCCCGAGGTATCGCCAGGGCAAGTCCAGGAACCCCTCGCGAATCGCGGGCGGGGTCTCCTCGACGCGGATGGCCTCGACGCGGATGGCCTCGACGGGAACGGCCTCGGCGACCCGGACCTCGGGGTCGAGGGCCGGTTGGGGCCCGCGGATCTTCGCCCGGACTTTCTTGGCCGCCTTCCCGACCGCGACCCTGGGGCCCGAGGCGATCAGGGTGGCCGCGAACCGCGACGCGAGGCGCCAGCAACGACCCGACAGCCGGCCCTCCCGGAAGATCCTGCGACGGGCGCCCCGGGCCTTCCGGAGGAGGAGCCCGCCCAGGCCCCGTTCAAACGCCCCGACCTGCTCGACCAGCGCCGCGTAGCCCGGCTCCAGGGACGCGAGGCGCTCCCTCATCGAGCGGGCCTCGGCCTGGAGGGCCCGTTCCTCGCGGCTCAACGCAAGGTACGCCGACCGCAATTCCGAGTGCTCAATCCTGAGCCTCCGGTCGGGCTCCCACCACCGGTCGGCCCGCGGGCCGCCCCCCGGTGTCTCGCCTTCGGTCGCGGCGACGGAGCCGACGGATCGCCCCACGCCGGCGTCATAGCCCCGCGACGGACCGGTGTCCCCGCCGGGATGCCCCCCGGCGTCTGGCCGCGATCCCGGCCCTGATCCGCAGCCATGTCCCGATTCGCCCGCCGCGGCCTGCACGATTTCGTCCTTGTCCATGATCGACGGGCTCCCTCCATGTTTCGTGTAGCAAGAGTCTCCGGGAGATGAGGCTGCTGTTGCCGACCTGGGAGGTGCGGGGAGACTGCTGCCGATACTTCGCGGTTCGGCCGACACCTGCGTTCGCGAGCGCTCGGGCGGCCCGGAAGCGGGCGGAAATATGACACGATACGGGGAGCCAGTCAATGCCGAGCACGAAGTCGGGCATCGCCTTCGGGTCAGGCCGCACCGGACTCATCGGCACGCGACACCAGCCCCGCCCGCCGGGCGCGGGGCATGCATCGGCTCGACCTTCGCGGGTGAGGACGGCCGATTCGCCCGCCGTCTCGAGAGAACCACGCATGCGAGCCGCCACGGCGAGGAGGGAGGGGGCGGCCGGGCATCCCGGGCCGCGCGGGACCGTCGCGGGCCGGAGGCCGTCGCACCGGCCCTCCCCTCGGCTCGTCCCGGGGTCCCTGCCCGCCCGCCGGCCACCCTAAGAAAGCCCGGTCGGCCACTCCCCGATCACATTCGTCTTGCCCGCAAATTTGACACGGCATATAACGTCGCTCGAACGGCGGTCGCGTTGCCCCCCCCGGTCCGCGTTGGCGAGCGAAATCATCACGTCGGACGCCGCTCGCCCTGGCTCGGACTCGTTGCGTCGTCGAGGGACCGCGGAGCGACGCGGCCCGGCCCCCCCCCCGCGGGGGACTTGCAGGATGCGCCCCCTCCCGAGGAAACATACGGAAATGTTGACATCAACAATCCACGACGAGTTTCCCGATGAGTCCCTGGCCACGCGTCCCGGCGCCGGTCTCCATCGGTCGGCCCGCGGGGGCGTCGACGCGACGGGGCCGTTGCGGGTCTGCATCGCGAGCCATTGCCTGCTGGGCCCGGTCCGGGAGGGCGCCATCGCGGGCCACTACATGGCCCTGGCCCAGGCGCTCCTGGACGCCGGCCACGACGTGACCTTCCTGTACACCGGCGGCCCCCTCGGCGAGGCGAGCTCGATCGGGGAATGGATCGGACGCTACGCGGAGGCGGGATTGCGCGTCGTCCCCCTCCCGGGGCCGCGTCTTCCCATCAACAACCACTACGAGTCATGCATCTCCTACCTGACGTACGAGTGGCTGAGGGAGCATGACGAGTTCGACGTCGTGCATTTCCACGAATGGCGGGGCATCGGCTACTACAGCCTGCTGGCCAAGCATCAGGGGCTGGCCTTCCGGCGGGCCACCCTCTGCGTCGGGGTGCACGGCCCGTCGCTGTGGGTCAAGCAGAGCAACCACGAGCTCCTCGATCGGGTGCTCGACCTGGAGGTGGACTACCTGGAGCGTCAGAGCGTGGCCCTGGCCGACGTGGTGACCAGCACGAGCCGCTACATGCTCGAGTGGCTCACGCAGCAGCGATGGGCCCTGCCATCGGCCTGCGACGTCCGGTCCATCCTGCGACCGGCCCTCCCGCGGACGGGTCGCGTGCGCGAGGCGGCTCCGCCGACGGCCGGCGAGGGCCGGGTCGAGGAGCTGGTCTTCTTCGGCCGGCTCGAGGGGGGCAAGGGGCTGGCCCTGTTCTGCGACGCCCTGGACCGGCTCGCGGCCGGCCCATCGCGGCCCTTCCACGTCACATTCCTGGGCCATGACGGGATCGTCGAGGGGCAGCACGGCCTGGGATACATCCGGCACCGATCGCAACGCTGGCCGTTCCCCTGGCGGGCGATGGCGGAGCTGGACGATGCCGGGGCGATCGACTACCTGAGTCGGCCGGGCCGGCTGGCGGTCCTCCCCTCGCTGATGGAAAACTCCGCGATCGCGGTGCACCAGTGCCTCGCGGCCGGCATCCCGTTCCTGGCCAGCGACGTCGGCGGGATCCCCGAGCTCGTGAGGGCCGAGGATCGCCCGGCGGTCCTCGTCCAGCCGAGGCCCTCGCCCCTGGCCGAGCGTATGAGGGCGGCGCTCGACCGGCCGGCGCGTCCGGCGCGGCCGGCGTTCGACGAGCAGGCCGACCGCAGGGCGTGGCTGGAGTGGCACGCCGACGCGGCCCGTCTCGCGGCCGCGGCCCCCACGACCGGCGGGCGGCACGACGGGGAGGCACGACCGCGGGTCAGCGTCTGCATCGCCCACTTCAACCGGCCGGAATACCTCCGGCTCGCGCTGGAGTCGGTGGAGGCGCAGGACTATCCCGACTTCGAGGTGATCGTCGTGGACGACGGCAGCACGCTGCCGGCCGCGGTCGCCTACCTGGACTCCCTGGAGCCGAAGTTCGCCGCCCGGGGATGGCAGATCCTGCGGCAGGGCAATCTCTATCCGGGCGCGGCGAGGAACAACGCGGCGCGGCATGCCACCGGCCAGTACCTGATGTTCATGGACGACGACAACGTCGCGAAGCCTCACGAGCTCTCGCGGTTCGTCCAGGTGGCGGAGCAGACGGGGGCCGACATCCTCACATGCTTCATGGAAGTCGTCGAGTCGGACGACCCGATCGACCTCGACCGGGCCCCCAGCAGCATGACGCTCTTCCTCGGCGACTGCCTGAGCGTCGGGGCCCTCTACAATTGCCTGGGCGATACGAACTCCCTGGTGCGCCGCGACTCCTTCCTGGCCGTCGGAGGGCTCACCGAGGACTGGGGGCATAACCACGAGGACATGGAATTCTACGCCCGCGCGATCTTCAAGGGCCTCCGCCTCCTCGTCGTCCCCGAGGCGCTCTTCCTCTATCGGTCGAGCACGAGCAGCCTGATCAAGACGTCCTCGGAGTACCTGAACAGCATGCGGGGGCTGCGTCCCTACTCCGAGAACCTCCCCGTGCCGATCTCGCAGATCGTGAGCTACGCGGTCGCGCAGGCCAAGAAGGAGCTCTCGCCGCCCCCGCCCCCACCCCCGCCCGTGGTCGAGCCGCCCGCCCCGGTCGAGTTGCCGCTCCGATATCGGCTCGCCGATCGCATCAACCTCCTCGCCAGGAGGGCCGGGCCCGTCCATGGTGCCGCAAGGGCCTCCCTCGTGCTCGGCCTCGGTATCGCCCGACGCATGCGGCGATTCGCGCGAGGCCTCGGTGAGATGGCCCGGGCTCGTGGCGCCGGCCGGGACAGCTCGCCGACGCCGCGTCTCGTGGCACCGAGAGGGCCGCACAAGCGAGTGCGCGACGGCGCGCCGCGTCGGTGACGTCGTCGTCGCAGAGTAGGTTGTCGGGCTCGATATCCGCCCCCGGGCATCCGGGATGATTTGCGCGTCGATACCGACGGAGCAGGCGCCGGCTGCACCCGCCGGGTCGCCGATCAGGCCCCGCTCGAAGGCCGCGTATCGCCGGGGCGGCTCGAAATCCCGGTTGCTGGCCCCACAAGGTTCATCGGTGATTCGAGCCCATACCGGGCCTCTCGCCGGGCCGCGGAGTGGCGTCCCAGGTCCATGGACCCTCGGCGAACTCCCGGTGAACTCCCTCCGACGCCTCGGGCCATCGCGGGGCGGGGCGGATGGGACGAGGCCATCAGGTGCGCCAGGGGCCCATCGACCGCGGCTCGTAGATGACAGGCCCCCCAGCGACCCCGACGCCATCCCGGGTCTCATCGACGGGCGAGGGTGCCGCGACGGCCTCGCGTCCGGACGGTGTTTCCGGCCGTCGCGGACCTGGACCCTCACGCGTGGATTCGACCGGCCGCGGAGTTGGAGGCTCGCCTCGCCGCCGTCGCGTACGAGCCGGCGGGACTTCGGGCCGTCTCGATGGCCCGCGACGATGCCCCGAGCGGTGGACTCGGGCCATCGCGGGGCTCCCAAATAGGCCTCCACCTCCGGCAGGCATTCGCTTGCCACCAGGAGCGTGAGCCCGAGGGCTCGGGCCTGGAATCGCGGGGGCCGGGAGCCAGGTTGGTGAGCCTGCGAACAACCGGCCCTGGCTCAGCACGGGCCGAGGGGCGGATGGGACCTTGCGGGCCGGACGTGCGCCGAGTTCGAGGAGGACATGCGCGGACGCGCGGCGACCTCGCGGGGACGAGCGACGCTCGCCAGCTCGACCTCAGGCCGCCGTGATCTCCGCACGGAGCGGGCCGCTCCGATAGCCGGGCGTCGCGGCGACGTCCCGAGCGAATCGCTCGGGCGAGTGCTGGTCGAGGAGCCGTCGGTATCCCTCCCAGACCATCCGCGCCGCGCCGGCGCGGTCCCGGTCGACTTCTCGGAGTGCCGCCCGGTAGGCTTGCACATCGTCGAACGGATCGATGAGGTAGCCCGTCTCGCCCGGGCGGATCAGCTCCTTGACGCCGCCGGCGCTGGAGGCGACGACGACCAGGCCGCGGGACATGGCCTCCTGGAGGACGTTGGGCAGGCCGTCCCATTGCGACGTGTAGAGGAAGACGTCGAACTCGTGCGCCGGCAGGCTCTCGAAGCCGTTGTAGGGCCCGTGGTAGGTCAGGTTAGGGCCCTGAGGGAAGGGCGTATCCCGGTCGAGCACGTGGCTGCCGTAGGCGTGGATCTCGAAATCCTCCCCGGCGCAGGCGTCGGCGATGGCGTTGAGGACGTCGACGCGCTTCTGATAATCGAGCCGGCCGGCCCACAGGATCTTGAGCGGCCCGGTCGACGAGGCGACCCGCGGCGGACGCCTCTCCTTCAGGACGACGGGCTGATAGTGGGCCAGCAGACGGGCCGGGTCCAGCCCGTAGATCTCCTGCATCTCGTCGAGCAGCGTCTGATTGTCGCTGATCACCGCCGAGGCGACGTCGAAGTATCGCGGCGCGTGGTTGACGGGATAGCCGACGCGTTGCCCCTCGCGCGTCATGTCGTAGCAGAAGACGTGCCCCACGAGGTGCGAGTTCTGGGAAAGGGCCTTCCCGTGGCTGATGAACGCCTCGTTCCCGACCCATGAGTTCAGGTTGTGGATCATCCGCGGCTTCATCTGGAGGAGCAGGCGCACCAGCAGCGCCTTGCGCTCGGGGAAGCTCAGGTCGCGATAGAGCTGCCCGATCGGCAGGAAGTCCACGCCGGGGGGCAGGCGATCGGCCCAGGTCGAGTCCCGGTCCTCGGTCGCCAGCATCGCGATGCGGGCGGCCTGCCGCTGGTCGTGCAGCGCATGGACGTAATTCAGGGCCGTGAGATCCGACCCGCCGGTCGTGAGCCAGGGCACGAGGAAGACGTGGCTGGGCCAGGGTTCGCCCAGGCGGCGGCACGCATCGGCATAGGCCGCACCCACGGGCGACTCGGCGGCCTCGAGGCCCCACCGGGCGCCCCCGAGTTGCTCCCTGGAGGGGAACAGGTGAGGTTCGACCGAATGGATGTCCTTCCAGTCCTCGACCAGCCACCCGGGCAGGTGGTCGGCCGGATGCGGGAACGTCGGATTCGCGGGCGCCTGATCCGACGCGGGAGCGGGATGGGACTGCGGGAGCTCCTGAGGCCAGGACGGGACGATCCCCCCTTCGGCCTCCCCCGATCGACCCGCCGCCCGACGCGCGAGAGCGCCGGCGCCAGACCTGATGGCCCGCGCCTTCCCGCGGGCCCACTGCTTGCCACCCATCGGGAACGTGGAGAGGTACAGGCGTCGCAGGGCCGAATCAAAAGATGCCGGCACGTACGGTTTGACCAATGACCGATACGCCACCTTCAGGGAGGAACGAGGCCGGGCGGGCGCGGGCTCGGTCGGGGGCTGTTCCTCGATCGGCATCACCCGCTCGACTTCATGGGCCTCTTCGGCGGCGGTACGTGCGAGTCGAATTTCGGGCAGGACCATCCCCTGAGGGTCGAAGAGCCGGGTGGGCGGATGGATCGCGTCGCCCCGGCTGTGGATCTCCGATCGCGAGGTGGGGCAGCGACGACGGAAGAAGGTCGTGCCCTCGACCGCCCTGATCGCCACCCCGGCGGCCAGCAACTCGCAGTGCCAGTGCCAGTCTTCCGAGCCGAAGCCGGAATCGAGGGGGCATTCCGCGAAAGGGATCCGCAGCGCGATCTCGCGGGGCACCAGGAGGCTGGGCAGCCACTGGCGATCGTCGACGAGTCGTTCGGGCCGGAAGTCCGGATCGTCCGAGGAGGGATGCCTCCAGACGACGATCTGATCTTCGAAGATCACGCTGATCTCCGGCGTCCAGGCGGCGGGGTGGCCGGCCCGCTCCGCGCCGCAGAACGCCTTCCACAACCAGGTGCGGCCGAGCAGGTCCTCACCGTCGAGGGGATTGATGTATCGACCCGTCGACTGCCGGACGCCGAAGTTCCGGGCCGCCCCGCGATCGCCGAGGTCAACCTCGTGGCACCTCACGTCGGCCTGATCCCGGAAAAAGGATCGCGTGAGGGCGTCGGGCCGATCCAGGACCGCCACGACCTCCGCGTTCACCCCTCGCTCGGCCGCGAATGCCACCGCCCGGCGTACGCTCCGGAGGGTGCGGTGGGAGAACCAGCCCTCGCGATGCGCGGTGATCACGACGGACGTGTCGAGGTCGGTTCGATTCGGCATCCTTGCAATCCCCTCACGAGTCCATCCCGAGATCGCCGGATCCGTCGGCCTCCGGGAATGGGACCGCCCCCGTGTAGCGGATCACCCGGTTGGTGTCAACGCGAACCCCGAGCCGCGAGGCCGCCCGCCGCCCGGCCCAAGCGACGATCCCTCGGAAGATCCGGCGCCACCGGATCGGGACCAGATCGGGACGTATCGCCTCAGGGCCAGAGGGTGCAATTTCGCCGCGGATTCGCGGTCTGCCCCATCCGTCTTCCGGCCGATCGAGCCGCGGACGACCCTTCCGACATGATTCCGCGCCCCGCACAATACCGAAGGTGGGACTCGAACCCACACGGGTGTTACCCCACCGGATTTTGAGTCCGCGCGCCCTCGATCGGAAGTAACTTGCCAGTCAATCGGTTGCGCTTCGGGGCGAGGTCGTCGGTAGCATTTTCGGTAGCAGGTAGCACGGAGGACGGGCCCGGGAGCGGCCTCGAGTCGGTGCCGGTTAGGGCGGCGGTCTCGGTTCCCGGGGTGCTCGGTTTCAGCGACGGCAGCAGGGAGGCGGCGGCCTCGATGTCCACCGCCCGGGGGCGGGTGTAGCGCCCGGTCAACTCCAGGGTGCTGTGCCGCATCATACGCTGGACGACGCGGGGGCTGATGCCGGCCTGATCCGCCAACGTGGCCGTTTCGCAGCGGAGCGAGTGGAAGTCAAAAACCAGGCCCGCGGCATCGCGGTAGGGGATGCCGGCGGCGGCCAAGTCCACGCGCAACATCTCGGCTCCGCGGCCGCGGCGGGGGAAGGGGAAGATGGGCTCGCCCGGGGGCAGGGACGCGACGTAGGCGGCCAGATCGTGTGCGAGGTCGCGGGGCAGGGGGAGCGTCGCGGCCTCGCCGTTCTTGGTGTACCCGGCCGTCACGGTCACGGTCTGTGCGTGCCAGTCGAACGAGCCCGGCGTGATACTACCGATCTCCGAGAACCTCAGCCCGGTTGCCACGGCCAGCCGATAGCAGATCGCCCGCATCGGGCCCGTCATCCGGTTATGCCGGCGGCCGAGCTCGGCGGCCTGGATCAGACGGTGAAGTTCCTCGAGACTGATCGTGCGGCGGTCGTGGCGGCGGTCTTCTTCCGCGTTGAACCGCTCGACACCGCGCAGTGGATGCTCCCGCAATCGATGGGTGTCGTGGCACCACTTGGCGAATCCGCTGATGGCGGTCGCGTGGTGGTTGCAGGTAGCCAGGGACCGGCCCTTTTCCCTGAGGGTCGCCAATGCGGCCTGGACGCGCTCCACGGTCAGGTCGGAGAGGCGGGCCTTTGCAGTCCAGGCCATCAGCCGGTCGGCGGCGCGGGCCAGCTCCTTAGTCGCGGAATTCCCGGCCTCGATCTCCGCCAGCGGTGCGCCACGGAAGAGCGCCACGACTCGGCGGGCCCGGCTGACCGTCAGGGAGATATGCGCCCGCGTCCGCCCCTTGTCGGCTAGGTGGGCCGCGTAGGCGTCCAGGTGCTCCGCCAGCGGCCGCGCCTCGTGGTCGCGGTACGCTTCGGCCTTGGGGTCGATGATGCCCTCACGCCGGAGCGCCACGCGGTTCTCGATCTCCCGGGCGATCCGCTCCGTCACTACTTTGTCGGCTGTCCCGGTCTTCTTCCGGCGCTTGCCGTTGTGGTCGAAGTACAGGATCGTGTACTTCTTCGCGCGGGGGCTGGATTTGAAGATACTGGCCACGGTTCGTCTCCTATCGTGAGTAGGGGCGAATCAGGGGCGGCCTCGTTGGCGCGGGGCCGCCCCAACTCTCCCCGGATGATGCCTCGTTCTTCGAAATACGTCAATAGGTTGATTCGTTTTCAACGCCTCGGGCCGTGAAGGCGGTCGGAAACCCGGGGGTGGCCGCATCTACGCTGTCCGAACAGCAGGGCCTATGCTGGCCCATGGAGGCATGGTGATGGCGACGATCGAAGAGCTAGAGGCAAGGATCGCGGCGACGGAACGGCAGCTCGCGGCGTGGCGGCGTCGGGCGATCGCGGCGGCGGTAGCCGGTGCCGCCCTGCTGGCGTGCGGTTGGCAAGCCGGGCAGCGTGACTTGAAGGTGCGGTCCATCGTGGTGGGGGACGAAGACGGCCCAATGGCGCGTCTAGGCGCCAACAGCTCCGGAGGGTTCGGCATCAGCGTCTTCAAACGGGGCGAAGAACTCGCAGGCACGTTCGGCGTCACGGAGAAGGGCTCGCCCTTCCTAGGTCTGTACGATCGGAAGGACGACAAGCCGAACGTGCGGCCGTACATGCTGCTGGGCGACAACGGACCGACGATGTCCCTACTCGATAGCAACGGCGAGACAGTCTTCAGGGCGCCGCAGTCGTCTGGGCGAGAACAACCAGCCGTGCGCCCTGGCAGGCGTAGATAGTAAGCGACGTGGACGGGTCTCACGTTTGATCCTCCGTCTGTATCGCCACCCTCTCCTCGGCTTCGTAGCGGTCCTCGACCGTAGGCGGCCGGAGGGCCGGCCCCCATCGTTGCGTGGACAGTGCTTCCCACTGCGCCTCCCTCCCGAGGCAGGCCAGCAGGTGCGGTTTGTGGATCGCCAGGGCGGCGCGTAGCTCGTCCGTGACAGCTCCACGGGGGGCGTCCACCACCAGCCGCAGCGACAACTCGATCCCCCTTGCGGCCAGCGCCTCCGTCAGTTCGTAGAGCGTCATAGCTCGAAAGCCTCCCGCCCGAGGGACTGGTCCCGATCATCCTCCGCGCGCCGGAGAATACCGGAATTACCGGGATTCGGATCGGGCGCGGCATCGGGCTGTGGATTGGCGGTAATCGCGGTATTTCCGGGCGCGTCCAGCAGGTCGGGATGGATTTCGTAGGCGGGGCTCGGTTTCCTCCCCGGCTTGGACGGGTCGGGGGGTTCCGGCCTGGGTCGGATGGCTCCCTGGCGTCGCAATTCGTCAATGGCGGCGGCCAGTGCCCCCTGATCGTCGCGGAACCGGCGTAGGTCCGAGGTAAGGTCGGCCAGCCGGAACCACTCCTGCCCCCGACGCACGATCCATCCCAGCAGGGCCGGCACATCGGCGTTGGCGGGCCCCCGGGCAATCGCGGCGTGCGTTCTGCGGGCGTGGGACTTGAAGTACCCGACCAGTCGCCACGCGGCGTCCACCACGCGCTCCCCGGCCTCGGGCACCACGGCGGGGTCGGCGGTGGGGTCGGCGGCGTGCTCCATCAGGACCAGCACCAGGGCCAGCCGCCCGGCCAACTCGCGGAACTTGCCCCATGCGCCGCGGAGCGAGGCGGGCAGGCCGGGATCGCCCATCTCCGCGGCGTGGAGGTCGTAGTGCTCGCGCCAGCGAGCCTTGCCGACGGCGGAAAACCGGACGACATGGGGCACGGATTGTCCCTCTTTCACAGCCATCGGCCGGGACCAGAGGCGGGCCACGAGGACGCACCAATCGTCCAGCACATCGTCCGCGATCCCCCGCTCCGACCACTCGGGCACGGGCAGAGAGTCGGGATAGGCGAAGAGGAACCGATCCAAGAATCCGTCCGAGCGGCCCTTGGCGTCGGCCATCTCGCGGAGCATGTCCGGCTGGATGCCCCCCACCAGTGACAGGCAAGGGTGGGGGCAACGCACGGGCACCCGGTCCTCGTGGTTGACTCGATCCTTCTTGATTGCGTCGCCGGCCCAGAGCTTGAGCGCGACGGCGCGATCGCTGCCCTTCCCCCCGGCCTTGTACTGGTTCATGCCCAACACGAACGCGGTCAATTCGTCGCGGACCATCAGCAGCCCGCGAGGGTTGTCGGCCAGGAGCAGAGGGATCGCTTCCATCGTCGCGTCGTCTATATCGATGCGACGAGGCTTCGGCTTGGGGGGCGGCACCGCTTTTTTCCCGTCGGTGCCACGCTGGC from Aquisphaera giovannonii includes these protein-coding regions:
- a CDS encoding glycosyltransferase, translated to MPNRTDLDTSVVITAHREGWFSHRTLRSVRRAVAFAAERGVNAEVVAVLDRPDALTRSFFRDQADVRCHEVDLGDRGAARNFGVRQSTGRYINPLDGEDLLGRTWLWKAFCGAERAGHPAAWTPEISVIFEDQIVVWRHPSSDDPDFRPERLVDDRQWLPSLLVPREIALRIPFAECPLDSGFGSEDWHWHCELLAAGVAIRAVEGTTFFRRRCPTSRSEIHSRGDAIHPPTRLFDPQGMVLPEIRLARTAAEEAHEVERVMPIEEQPPTEPAPARPRSSLKVAYRSLVKPYVPASFDSALRRLYLSTFPMGGKQWARGKARAIRSGAGALARRAAGRSGEAEGGIVPSWPQELPQSHPAPASDQAPANPTFPHPADHLPGWLVEDWKDIHSVEPHLFPSREQLGGARWGLEAAESPVGAAYADACRRLGEPWPSHVFLVPWLTTGGSDLTALNYVHALHDQRQAARIAMLATEDRDSTWADRLPPGVDFLPIGQLYRDLSFPERKALLVRLLLQMKPRMIHNLNSWVGNEAFISHGKALSQNSHLVGHVFCYDMTREGQRVGYPVNHAPRYFDVASAVISDNQTLLDEMQEIYGLDPARLLAHYQPVVLKERRPPRVASSTGPLKILWAGRLDYQKRVDVLNAIADACAGEDFEIHAYGSHVLDRDTPFPQGPNLTYHGPYNGFESLPAHEFDVFLYTSQWDGLPNVLQEAMSRGLVVVASSAGGVKELIRPGETGYLIDPFDDVQAYRAALREVDRDRAGAARMVWEGYRRLLDQHSPERFARDVAATPGYRSGPLRAEITAA
- a CDS encoding TubC N-terminal docking domain-related protein, with amino-acid sequence MTLYELTEALAARGIELSLRLVVDAPRGAVTDELRAALAIHKPHLLACLGREAQWEALSTQRWGPALRPPTVEDRYEAEERVAIQTEDQT